Proteins from a single region of Ziziphus jujuba cultivar Dongzao chromosome 1, ASM3175591v1:
- the LOC107419686 gene encoding glycine cleavage system H protein 2, mitochondrial isoform X2, with protein sequence MASRLLWASRVASYLRVSVSHRGFASVVKDLKYAESHEWVKVDGKTATVGITDHAQDHLGDVVYVELPDVGHSVTQGSGFGAVESVKATSDVYSPVSGKVVQVNEELNKSPGLVNTSPYEDGWIIKVEMSDTGEVKNLMDSEKYSKFCEEEDAKH encoded by the exons ATGGCTTCAAGGCTTCTATGGGCTTCAAGGGTTGCTTCTTACCTCAGAGTCTCAGTATCTCATAGAGGATTTGCTTCCG TTGTGAAGGATCTGAAATATGCTGAATCTCATGAATGGGTGAAAGTTGATGGGAAGACTGCAACTGTTGGCATAACTGATCATGCTCAAGATCATTTAGGGGATGTTGTGTATGTTGAATTGCCAGATGTGGGGCACTCTGTAACACAGGGCAGCGGCTTTGGTGCAGTTGAAAGCGTCAAGGCAACTAGTGATGTTTATTCCCCTGTCTCAGGAAAGGTGGTTCAAGTGAACGAGGAGCTTAACAAATCGCCTGGTTTG gtTAACACAAGTCCATATGAAGATGGATGGATAATCAAGGTCGAGATGAGTGACACTGGAGAAGTGAAAAACTTGATGGACTCTGAAAAGTATTCCAAGTtttgtgaagaagaagatgCAAAGCATTGA
- the LOC107419686 gene encoding glycine cleavage system H protein 2, mitochondrial isoform X1, whose amino-acid sequence MASRLLWASRVASYLRVSVSHRGFASGRSDPLFVKDLKYAESHEWVKVDGKTATVGITDHAQDHLGDVVYVELPDVGHSVTQGSGFGAVESVKATSDVYSPVSGKVVQVNEELNKSPGLVNTSPYEDGWIIKVEMSDTGEVKNLMDSEKYSKFCEEEDAKH is encoded by the exons ATGGCTTCAAGGCTTCTATGGGCTTCAAGGGTTGCTTCTTACCTCAGAGTCTCAGTATCTCATAGAGGATTTGCTTCCGGTAGATCAGACCCACttt TTGTGAAGGATCTGAAATATGCTGAATCTCATGAATGGGTGAAAGTTGATGGGAAGACTGCAACTGTTGGCATAACTGATCATGCTCAAGATCATTTAGGGGATGTTGTGTATGTTGAATTGCCAGATGTGGGGCACTCTGTAACACAGGGCAGCGGCTTTGGTGCAGTTGAAAGCGTCAAGGCAACTAGTGATGTTTATTCCCCTGTCTCAGGAAAGGTGGTTCAAGTGAACGAGGAGCTTAACAAATCGCCTGGTTTG gtTAACACAAGTCCATATGAAGATGGATGGATAATCAAGGTCGAGATGAGTGACACTGGAGAAGTGAAAAACTTGATGGACTCTGAAAAGTATTCCAAGTtttgtgaagaagaagatgCAAAGCATTGA
- the LOC107419830 gene encoding UPF0481 protein At3g47200 produces the protein MKNNHLTSLLFHQITRTKFPFAAPKKTRHYHSKWRDSLTKELDSIDDHIPEETTSFCIYKVPQTMRSVRPKAFKPTIISIGPYHYGLPNLQSMENLKKQVFHRLFHGNRAALFDAMDAMEELGVEAQKCYSDYNKHELDNDEFNKMMLIDGCFLVELLRESEKSGFKTGPCTCSIINRWMLPSLRRDLIKLENQFPMFVLNRLFDLTRSISRFSTDCYSNLSLQELTIRFFNPLLHGASNTCTEGSTIHGEEYSVATAGGKHFLDVFRNSLLPGGGLSEDVIRQGKQMHMIRSISELREAGVKIKKDESRRPLEITWGRSSMTMWPVGKTLTLGPLFIDDRRGTLFRNLVAYEKCHPECKPDVTTYLFFFDGLINSAEDVEILHHYEVLHHSLGSNMEVARLVNNICKEVGRDSEESYLYIQVTEANKYYRSLYAQVRAGLIRHYLSSWVVGISTMAAIFALYLTFIQTACEIACAMSHLRDIEFTYFLKESICLPLSGKLRTYENIPNNTTTGKDLRSYENIPNDTTTGKDGEMIATEISSAFMYWCP, from the exons ATGAAGAACAACCACCTTACCAGTTTACTATTCCACCAAATAACCAGAACCAAATTTCCTTTCGCTGCACCAAAAAAAACAAGACATTATCATTCAAAGTGGAGAGATTCCCTCACGAAAGAGCTAGACTCCATTGATGATCACATACCTGAAGAAACCACCTCCTTCTGCATTTACAAAGTTCCCCAAACCATGCGCAGTGTAAGGCCTAAAGCCTTCAAACCCACAATCATATCAATCGGCCCTTACCATTACGGCCTTCCGAACCTACAATCCATGGAGAATCTCAAGAAGCAAGTCTTCCACCGCCTTTTCCATGGAAACCGAGCAGCTTTATTCGACGCCATGGACGCCATGGAAGAACTTGGAGTCGAAGCTCAGAAATGCTACTCCGACTACAATAAACACGAGTTGGATAACGACGAATTCAACAAGATGATGCTCATCGACGGCTGCTTTCTCGTCGAGCTTCTTCGAGAATCGGAGAAATCCGGCTTCAAAACTGGGCCTTGTACTTGTAGTATCATCAACAGATGGATGTTGCCTAGTCTGCGGAGAGACCTGATCAAGCTCGAAAACCAGTTCCCGATGTTCGTTTTGAACCGCCTATTCGATCTCACCAGATCAATTTCGCGTTTCTCGACCGATTGTTATTCCAATCTTTCCCTTCAAGAACTCACCATTCGATTCTTCAACCCGCTATTGCATGGAGCATCCAATACTTGTACGGAAGGCTCTACAATACATGGGGAAGAATATTCCGTCGCCACCGCCGGTGGGAAGCATTTTCTGGATGTATTCAGGAACAGTTTGCTTCCCGGCGGTGGGTTGTCGGAGGACGTGATTAGGCAAGGAAAGCAAATGCATATGATCCGGTCAATAAGCGAGCTGAGGGAGGCCGGAGTGAAGATCAAGAAGGACGAAAGTCGGAGACCGCTTGAGATAACGTGGGGGAGGTCGTCGATGACGATGTGGCCGGTCGGAAAGACGTTGACTTTGGGGCCACTTTTTATCGACGACCGGAGGGGGACTCTGTTTCGGAATTTGGTAGCGTATGAGAAATGTCACCCGGAATGTAAGCCGGACGTGACTACCTACTTGTTCTTCTTTGATGGGCTTATTAACTCCGCCGAGGACGTGGAAATTTTGCATCACTATGAGGTTCTCCACCATTCCTTGG GTAGCAATATGGAGGTGGCTAGATTAGTAAACAACATATGCAAGGAGGTTGGTCGAGATTCGGAGGAGTCGTATTTGTATATACAAGTTACAGAGGCCAACAAGTATTATCGCAGTCTCTATGCGCAAGTGAGGGCGGGACTGATACGCCACTATTTGAGCAGCTGGGTTGTGGGTATTTCCACTATGGCTGCCATTTTTGCTCTCTACTTGACTTTCATCCAGACAGCCTGTGAAATTGCCTGTGCAATGTCTCACTTGCGTGACATTGAATTCACCTACTTCTTGAAAGAGTCTATTTGTCTTCCTCTTTCTGGTAAGCTAAGGACCTATGAAAATATTCCCAATAACACTACTACTGGCAAGGACCTAAGGTCCTATGAAAATATTCCCAATGACACTACTACTGGGAAGGACGGCGAAATGATAGCAACAGAAATAAGTAGTGCTTTTATGTATTGGTGTCCATAA